Proteins encoded in a region of the Roseateles sp. SL47 genome:
- a CDS encoding DUF4136 domain-containing protein produces the protein MFHVHRRLALASVGAAALLALTGCAALNSVSAEAQSFGSWPAGRQPGTYAFERIPSQQQNAEAQARLEDAARGALEKAGFTAATDAKTADVLVSIGARITRSSPAPWDDPLWWRWNGNYFQWRYGPAWRPYYNRWGYAYPMDPMMERRYDREVALLLRDRQSNEPLYEARASNDGLTEGDQRMLAALFEASFADFPQTRPEPHSVSVPLPPSPGR, from the coding sequence ATGTTCCATGTCCATCGTCGTCTGGCCCTGGCCAGTGTCGGCGCCGCCGCCTTGCTGGCCCTGACCGGCTGCGCGGCGCTCAACAGCGTTTCGGCCGAGGCGCAGTCCTTCGGCAGTTGGCCGGCGGGCCGTCAACCCGGCACCTATGCCTTCGAGCGCATTCCCTCCCAGCAGCAGAATGCGGAGGCGCAGGCCCGTCTGGAAGATGCGGCGCGTGGCGCGCTGGAGAAGGCGGGCTTCACCGCCGCGACAGATGCCAAAACGGCGGATGTGCTGGTGTCGATTGGCGCACGCATCACCCGTAGCTCACCGGCCCCTTGGGATGACCCGCTGTGGTGGCGCTGGAACGGCAACTACTTCCAATGGCGCTACGGTCCGGCCTGGCGGCCCTATTACAACCGCTGGGGCTATGCCTACCCCATGGATCCGATGATGGAGCGGCGCTATGACCGGGAAGTGGCCCTGCTGCTGCGCGACCGCCAGAGCAATGAGCCGCTGTATGAGGCCCGCGCCAGCAATGACGGCCTGACCGAAGGCGACCAGCGGATGCTGGCGGCCCTGTTCGAGGCCTCGTTCGCGGACTTCCCCCAGACCCGGCCAGAGCCGCATTCGGTCTCCGTGCCTCTGCCGCCCTCACCGGGGCGCTGA
- a CDS encoding transposase, giving the protein MARPLRIEFPGAVYHVATRGESAVFVDDEDRHLLLELLDQAVKRFDAQVLAYGLGTQHYELLMFTRQANLSRLMRHLNGVYTQAYNRRHNRTGHVFQGRFKAVLVDREHLLLDACRYVELVGVRDGLVDDPAQWSWSSFPAHSGMVASPPWLEVEGLWSHVLGRLPQTASDRRRAAQRYYGLVEAEPALDIWGQLRHQIFLGDAAFVQRTVSLSERAPRSPRPRGLREWMRNSTSREEALYRAHTEGGQSMTALARELGLSVSRVSRLIAGHERGHREMSRRH; this is encoded by the coding sequence ATGGCCAGGCCGCTTCGCATCGAATTTCCGGGTGCCGTCTATCACGTGGCCACACGTGGGGAGAGCGCTGTATTCGTCGATGACGAAGATCGCCACCTGCTGCTGGAATTGCTGGACCAGGCTGTCAAGCGTTTTGATGCACAGGTGCTGGCCTACGGTCTGGGTACGCAGCACTATGAGCTGCTGATGTTTACCCGCCAGGCCAATCTGTCGCGCCTGATGCGCCATCTCAACGGCGTCTACACACAAGCGTACAACCGCCGCCACAACCGCACTGGCCATGTCTTCCAGGGCCGGTTCAAGGCCGTGCTGGTGGATCGGGAGCATCTGCTGCTGGACGCCTGCCGGTATGTGGAGTTGGTGGGCGTGCGGGACGGACTGGTGGACGATCCGGCGCAATGGTCCTGGAGCAGCTTCCCGGCCCACTCCGGCATGGTGGCGTCGCCGCCCTGGCTGGAGGTGGAGGGCCTGTGGAGCCATGTGCTGGGACGCCTGCCCCAGACGGCATCGGACCGACGCCGTGCCGCGCAGCGTTATTACGGGCTGGTGGAGGCGGAGCCGGCACTGGACATCTGGGGCCAGCTTCGCCACCAGATCTTTTTGGGTGATGCTGCCTTTGTTCAGCGCACGGTCAGCCTGAGTGAACGGGCGCCCCGGTCACCCCGTCCCCGCGGTCTGCGGGAATGGATGAGAAACAGCACCAGCCGCGAAGAAGCGCTGTATCGAGCCCATACCGAAGGTGGGCAGTCGATGACGGCGCTGGCGAGGGAACTGGGCTTGTCGGTGTCTCGTGTCAGCCGTTTGATTGCGGGACATGAACGCGGTCATCGGGAGATGAGCCGCCGCCACTGA
- a CDS encoding UPF0149 family protein, with the protein MELPQYQPEKADYLPLTDDELQDLDDWLSELPTDAAMNIEAIDGYLSALLLSPVSLSEKPGADWMAPVWGGGDPFTSGKQRKRIALLLLRHVHSLSVQWTSKQDEWEPIFSIAEEGEQQLVDAEDWCTGFMIGVDQDGEAWAPLFEHTKTAAALAPIALLGGDEEQLSAEDEEKLADLHWRDALSREVPEGVLTLWTLRQAAD; encoded by the coding sequence ATGGAACTGCCGCAGTACCAACCCGAGAAGGCGGACTATCTCCCGCTCACCGACGACGAGCTTCAAGACCTGGACGACTGGTTGTCCGAGCTGCCCACCGATGCCGCGATGAATATCGAGGCGATTGATGGTTATCTGAGCGCGTTATTGCTCAGCCCGGTGTCCCTGAGCGAGAAGCCGGGGGCCGACTGGATGGCGCCGGTGTGGGGCGGTGGTGATCCGTTCACCAGCGGCAAGCAGCGCAAGCGCATTGCCTTGTTGCTGCTGCGCCATGTTCACAGCCTCTCGGTGCAATGGACGTCCAAGCAGGACGAATGGGAACCCATCTTCAGCATCGCCGAAGAAGGTGAGCAGCAACTGGTGGATGCTGAAGACTGGTGTACAGGCTTCATGATCGGCGTGGATCAGGATGGCGAGGCCTGGGCCCCGCTGTTTGAGCACACCAAGACGGCGGCGGCCCTGGCTCCCATCGCCCTGCTGGGTGGTGATGAGGAGCAACTCTCCGCCGAAGACGAAGAGAAGCTGGCAGATCTGCACTGGCGCGATGCCTTGAGCCGTGAGGTCCCCGAGGGTGTGCTGACCCTGTGGACCTTGCGCCAGGCTGCCGACTGA
- a CDS encoding S9 family peptidase codes for MKHWILSTLALATLASGLALGDGTAAHAAAPAPVAATTSPLTLEQLFRAESYRGEAAKEARFSADGRYVAYLWNPFGEPGTDLYVHDTQTGKTVRVSSPTLMAMVETPENLDRFARKLQQKRDEQAERQAKEEAQAAYLRGEKVDLDQWERKALEALKVELSQRKARDDARKAAEQAAWGDAAASAVAAASAPATSASAPASSASAPASSAEARKPAKDPKDMELWELRDELKKQQARDKLKPEDLYPGVSQFVWANKGDELVFSYRGQLLRWKVGADRAQPLLSTGRLLKPIAYTPDDRALIAQDESRVLRIQLTTIGVEVINRELFNPDNEDRKFKIAQTTLSENGRWMALVAEAPLTTPDGKPAPKPGRQVEIMSYSERFAAAKKVDREVSDDKRALPAMALFVRPVPAPGEVPVRQPEPVFTHPGGDVWFEMSPVVWSRAGSHYAFATFEREKGLYRVYLGQPGSKPVVAVERRAPIHHELVNVMTPQFTPDGRDLVVMLADKGWRQPYALSLQGSDRTVRPLVNGDFEAYQVLGFTPDAKTMFVVANKDDYAAMNLWRVDLKDGRMTALGRSPEYHRNATVARNGQWLAAVAGDWAHLPELKLIKGQPAVGGVEPGRVLTTSHDPAWAQVNPLQPERFSFRNRHGDSIPAYVFKPQGWKQSDQRAGIVYVYGGPLNDRHLVETDSFQNTGYLFAMYMAVKYGYVTVTVDPRGHSNYGERFADANWQQPGQPQAEDLEDLVAYMKANLGVDGSRIGLNGWSFGGFQTQYTLYTKPDLFAAGIAGAGPTEWENYNSWYSGRTIGPVDRTKPVLRKYSLLPLARQLKKPLLLVHGMQDPNVLYQDTVNVYRALLESGKEGLVELFLDPDGVHALGGAVKPVGQHRKYEAFWLQHLGAAQR; via the coding sequence TTGAAGCATTGGATCCTGAGCACCCTGGCGCTGGCGACCCTGGCGTCCGGGCTGGCCCTGGGCGACGGCACTGCGGCACACGCAGCCGCGCCGGCACCGGTGGCCGCCACCACGTCGCCCCTGACCCTGGAGCAGTTGTTCCGCGCCGAGTCCTATCGCGGTGAAGCCGCCAAAGAGGCCCGCTTCAGTGCAGATGGCCGCTATGTGGCGTATCTGTGGAACCCATTTGGCGAGCCGGGCACCGACTTGTATGTGCACGATACGCAAACCGGCAAGACGGTACGGGTGAGTTCGCCGACCCTGATGGCCATGGTCGAGACGCCGGAGAACCTGGATCGCTTCGCCCGCAAACTGCAGCAGAAGCGGGACGAACAGGCGGAGCGCCAGGCGAAGGAAGAGGCGCAAGCCGCCTACCTGCGTGGCGAGAAGGTGGACCTGGACCAATGGGAGCGCAAGGCGCTGGAGGCCCTGAAGGTCGAGCTGAGTCAACGCAAGGCGCGCGACGACGCCCGCAAGGCGGCAGAACAGGCCGCCTGGGGGGATGCTGCGGCATCGGCCGTGGCCGCCGCCTCGGCCCCGGCGACCTCCGCCTCGGCCCCGGCGTCCTCCGCCTCGGCCCCGGCGTCCTCCGCCGAGGCCCGCAAGCCCGCCAAAGATCCCAAGGACATGGAACTGTGGGAACTGCGTGACGAGCTGAAGAAGCAGCAGGCCCGTGACAAGCTGAAGCCCGAAGACCTCTATCCCGGTGTGTCCCAGTTCGTGTGGGCCAACAAGGGCGATGAGCTGGTGTTCAGCTATCGCGGTCAGCTCTTGCGCTGGAAGGTGGGCGCGGACCGTGCGCAGCCGCTGCTGTCCACGGGGCGCTTGCTCAAGCCGATTGCCTACACTCCGGATGATCGCGCCCTGATTGCGCAGGACGAGTCGCGCGTGCTGCGTATCCAGTTGACCACCATCGGTGTCGAGGTGATCAACCGCGAGCTCTTCAATCCCGATAATGAAGATCGCAAGTTCAAGATCGCGCAGACCACGCTGAGTGAAAACGGCCGCTGGATGGCGCTCGTGGCGGAGGCGCCGCTCACCACGCCCGATGGCAAGCCTGCGCCCAAGCCTGGCCGCCAGGTCGAGATCATGAGCTACAGCGAGCGCTTCGCTGCGGCCAAGAAGGTCGACCGCGAAGTCTCCGATGACAAGCGCGCGCTCCCGGCGATGGCGCTGTTTGTGCGTCCCGTCCCGGCTCCGGGCGAAGTCCCCGTCCGACAACCGGAGCCGGTGTTCACCCACCCCGGCGGCGATGTGTGGTTTGAAATGTCGCCGGTGGTCTGGTCCCGCGCGGGCAGCCATTACGCCTTTGCCACGTTTGAGCGTGAAAAGGGCCTGTACCGCGTCTATCTCGGACAGCCCGGCAGCAAGCCGGTGGTGGCGGTGGAACGTCGTGCGCCCATCCACCATGAACTGGTGAACGTGATGACGCCGCAGTTCACCCCCGATGGCCGTGACCTGGTCGTGATGCTGGCCGACAAGGGCTGGCGTCAGCCCTATGCTTTGAGCCTGCAGGGCAGCGATCGCACGGTGCGCCCGCTGGTCAACGGCGATTTCGAGGCCTACCAGGTGCTGGGATTCACCCCGGATGCCAAGACGATGTTTGTGGTGGCCAACAAGGATGACTACGCCGCCATGAATCTTTGGCGTGTGGACCTGAAAGACGGCCGCATGACCGCGCTGGGGCGTTCCCCCGAATATCACCGCAATGCCACGGTCGCCCGCAACGGCCAGTGGCTGGCCGCTGTGGCCGGTGACTGGGCGCACCTGCCGGAACTGAAGCTGATCAAGGGCCAACCGGCCGTTGGTGGTGTCGAACCCGGACGTGTGCTGACCACCAGCCATGACCCGGCCTGGGCCCAGGTGAACCCGCTGCAACCAGAACGCTTCAGCTTCCGCAATCGCCACGGCGACAGCATCCCCGCTTATGTCTTCAAGCCGCAGGGCTGGAAGCAGAGCGACCAACGTGCTGGCATCGTTTATGTGTATGGGGGCCCGTTGAATGACCGTCATCTGGTCGAGACGGACAGCTTCCAGAACACCGGGTATCTCTTTGCCATGTACATGGCGGTGAAGTATGGGTACGTGACGGTCACGGTGGACCCGCGCGGGCATTCCAACTACGGAGAACGCTTTGCGGATGCCAACTGGCAGCAACCCGGGCAACCGCAAGCGGAAGACCTGGAAGACCTGGTGGCCTACATGAAGGCCAACCTGGGGGTGGATGGCAGCCGCATCGGTCTGAACGGCTGGAGCTTCGGCGGCTTCCAGACGCAGTACACGCTCTACACCAAGCCGGATCTGTTTGCGGCTGGCATCGCGGGCGCGGGCCCGACCGAGTGGGAGAACTACAACTCCTGGTATAGCGGGCGCACCATCGGCCCGGTGGACCGGACCAAACCCGTGCTGCGCAAGTACTCGCTGTTGCCGCTGGCACGCCAGCTGAAAAAGCCGTTGCTGCTGGTGCATGGCATGCAGGACCCGAACGTGTTGTATCAGGACACGGTCAATGTCTATCGCGCCCTGCTGGAGTCAGGCAAGGAAGGTTTGGTCGAACTGTTCCTGGACCCGGATGGCGTCCATGCCCTGGGCGGCGCGGTCAAGCCGGTCGGCCAGCATCGCAAGTACGAAGCCTTCTGGCTGCAGCATCTCGGCGCTGCCCAGCGCTGA
- the ttcA gene encoding tRNA 2-thiocytidine(32) synthetase TtcA: protein MIESTTAVVESPETGAAEAAAKKHAHEMNKLSKRLHRQVGQAIADFNMIEDGDKVMVCLSGGKDSYSLLDILINLKERAPIKFDIVAVNLDQKQPGFPEDVLPTYLRSRGVEFHIEEQDTYSIVKRLVPEGKTTCSLCSRLRRGILYRVAGELGATKIALGHHRDDIVTTLMLNMFFGSRMKGMPPKLVSDDGKNVVIRPLAYVRESDLQRWAEHREFPIIPCNLCGSQPNLQRATVKAMLQDWDRRFPGRVDNMFTAMGNIVTSHMMDRSLFPFETIKATGAPVQDGDIAFDEEENCGTDAGGSGSVIRLVRDDDQE from the coding sequence ATGATTGAGAGCACGACCGCTGTTGTTGAAAGCCCCGAGACCGGTGCTGCGGAGGCGGCCGCCAAGAAGCATGCCCATGAGATGAACAAGCTGTCCAAGCGGCTGCATCGCCAGGTGGGGCAGGCGATTGCAGACTTCAACATGATCGAGGACGGGGACAAGGTGATGGTCTGCCTGTCCGGCGGCAAGGACAGCTATTCGCTGCTGGACATCCTGATCAACCTGAAGGAACGCGCGCCGATCAAGTTCGACATCGTCGCGGTCAACCTGGACCAGAAGCAACCCGGCTTCCCGGAGGACGTGCTGCCCACCTATCTGCGTTCGCGCGGCGTGGAGTTCCATATCGAGGAACAGGACACCTACTCCATCGTCAAGCGTCTGGTGCCCGAAGGCAAGACCACCTGCAGCCTGTGCTCGCGGCTGCGGCGCGGCATCCTGTACCGGGTGGCGGGTGAACTGGGCGCCACCAAGATCGCGCTGGGCCATCACCGCGACGACATCGTCACCACGCTGATGCTCAACATGTTCTTCGGCAGCCGCATGAAAGGCATGCCGCCCAAGCTGGTCAGCGACGACGGCAAGAACGTGGTGATCCGCCCGCTGGCCTATGTGCGGGAGTCCGACCTGCAGCGCTGGGCGGAGCACCGTGAATTCCCCATCATCCCCTGCAACCTCTGCGGCAGCCAACCCAACCTGCAGCGCGCCACCGTCAAGGCCATGCTGCAGGACTGGGACCGGCGCTTCCCCGGCCGCGTGGACAACATGTTCACCGCCATGGGCAACATCGTGACCTCCCACATGATGGACCGGTCGCTGTTCCCCTTCGAGACCATCAAGGCCACCGGCGCCCCGGTCCAGGACGGCGACATCGCCTTCGACGAAGAGGAAAACTGCGGGACGGATGCCGGCGGTTCCGGCTCGGTGATCCGCCTGGTGCGGGACGACGACCAGGAATAA
- the glmU gene encoding bifunctional UDP-N-acetylglucosamine diphosphorylase/glucosamine-1-phosphate N-acetyltransferase GlmU, with amino-acid sequence MSLNIVVMAAGKGTRMKSSLPKVLHKLAGRSLLRHVLSRTAALQAQARIVITGHGADQVEAAVAGDGIRFVRQEPQLGTGHAIQQAVPALEAGGSTLILSGDTPLISTPTTQALVQACQGSQLVLLTIEYADPTGYGRIVRDGTAVKAIVEHKDATPDQRLIRECYTGIMAAPTDALKRWVSQLSNQNAQGEYYLTDIVAMAVAEGVPVVAVTTTDETEVLGVNSPSQLAHLERRFQRQQAEALMDAGVRLADPARLDVRGTLTCGRDVEIDVNCVFEGNVTLGDGVRIGANCVIRNATIDAGARIHEFTHIDGEAAGASVGEGALIGPFARLRPGAQLGAEVHIGNFVEVKNSTLAKGAKANHLAYLGDATVGERVNYGAGSITANYDGANKHRTTIGADVHVGSNCVLVAPVTLGDGATIGGGSTITKNVAPGQLAVARGRQIVISEWVRPVKKK; translated from the coding sequence ATGTCGCTGAACATCGTTGTCATGGCCGCGGGCAAGGGCACCCGCATGAAGTCGTCCCTGCCGAAGGTGCTGCACAAGCTGGCGGGCCGTTCGCTGCTGCGGCATGTGCTGTCTCGCACGGCGGCCCTGCAGGCACAGGCCCGTATCGTGATCACCGGGCACGGGGCGGACCAGGTCGAAGCGGCCGTGGCCGGCGATGGCATCCGCTTTGTGCGGCAGGAGCCTCAGCTGGGTACCGGCCATGCCATCCAGCAGGCCGTGCCGGCGCTGGAGGCCGGCGGCAGCACCTTGATCCTCAGCGGCGACACGCCCCTCATCAGCACGCCCACCACCCAGGCGCTGGTGCAGGCCTGCCAGGGCAGCCAGCTGGTGCTGCTGACCATTGAATACGCCGACCCGACCGGCTATGGACGCATCGTGCGGGACGGCACGGCGGTGAAGGCCATCGTGGAGCACAAGGACGCCACGCCGGATCAGCGGCTGATCCGTGAGTGCTACACCGGCATCATGGCGGCCCCCACCGATGCGCTCAAGCGCTGGGTGAGCCAGCTCAGCAATCAAAACGCGCAGGGGGAGTACTACCTGACCGACATCGTCGCCATGGCCGTGGCGGAGGGGGTGCCGGTGGTGGCGGTCACGACCACCGACGAAACCGAAGTGCTGGGCGTGAACAGCCCGTCGCAACTGGCCCACCTGGAGCGCCGCTTCCAGCGCCAGCAGGCGGAAGCGCTGATGGATGCGGGGGTGCGCCTGGCGGATCCGGCCCGTCTGGATGTGCGTGGCACGCTGACCTGCGGCCGGGATGTGGAGATCGACGTCAACTGCGTCTTTGAAGGCAATGTCACGCTGGGTGACGGTGTTCGCATTGGCGCCAACTGCGTGATTCGCAACGCCACCATCGATGCAGGGGCCCGCATCCACGAGTTCACCCATATTGACGGCGAAGCCGCCGGCGCGAGCGTGGGTGAAGGTGCACTGATCGGCCCGTTTGCCCGCCTGCGTCCGGGCGCCCAGCTCGGTGCCGAGGTTCACATCGGCAATTTCGTCGAAGTGAAGAACTCGACCCTGGCCAAGGGGGCCAAGGCCAACCATCTGGCCTACTTGGGCGACGCCACCGTCGGTGAGCGCGTCAATTACGGCGCTGGGTCGATTACCGCAAACTATGACGGGGCCAACAAACACCGCACCACCATCGGCGCCGATGTGCATGTCGGCTCCAACTGCGTGCTGGTGGCCCCCGTGACGCTGGGCGACGGCGCCACCATCGGCGGCGGCTCCACCATCACCAAGAATGTGGCGCCGGGGCAGCTGGCCGTGGCGCGCGGCCGACAAATCGTGATATCTGAATGGGTGAGGCCTGTCAAAAAGAAATGA
- a CDS encoding DUF808 domain-containing protein produces MASSLLALLDDITTVLDDVALLSKMAAKKTSGVLGDDLALNAQQVTGVRADRELPVVWGVFKGSLINKAILVPAALAISAWAPWAVTPLLMVGGAYLCFEGVEKLAHRWLHGNEPEAEEKALEAALEQPGADIEALEKDKVKGAIRTDFILSAEIIAITLGTVADASFTARLLVLSSVALVMTLGVYGLVAGIVKMDDIGLWLSRRAAAWQQSVGRGLVALAPWLMKALSVLGTAAMFLVGGGILTHGWPALHHGIEHGVQGMGVTGVVQSALQLVGDVVVGLVAGALVLAVVSGVQRLRKR; encoded by the coding sequence ATGGCCTCCAGCCTGCTTGCCTTGCTCGACGACATCACCACCGTCCTCGACGATGTAGCCCTGCTCTCCAAGATGGCCGCCAAGAAGACCAGCGGCGTCCTGGGTGACGATCTGGCGCTGAATGCCCAGCAAGTCACCGGCGTTCGGGCGGACCGGGAGCTGCCGGTGGTGTGGGGGGTGTTCAAGGGCTCCCTGATCAACAAGGCGATTCTCGTGCCTGCGGCCTTGGCCATCAGTGCCTGGGCGCCCTGGGCCGTCACCCCGTTGCTGATGGTGGGTGGTGCCTACCTGTGCTTTGAGGGCGTGGAAAAGCTGGCCCACCGCTGGCTGCATGGGAATGAGCCGGAGGCCGAGGAAAAGGCCCTGGAGGCCGCCCTGGAACAACCGGGAGCCGATATCGAGGCGCTGGAGAAGGACAAAGTCAAGGGTGCCATCCGGACCGACTTCATCCTGTCCGCCGAAATCATTGCCATCACCCTGGGAACGGTGGCCGACGCGAGTTTCACGGCACGGTTGCTGGTGCTGTCCAGCGTCGCGCTGGTGATGACCCTCGGCGTGTATGGCCTGGTCGCCGGCATCGTGAAAATGGACGACATCGGGCTGTGGCTCAGCCGCCGCGCGGCTGCCTGGCAGCAGTCGGTGGGCCGCGGCCTGGTGGCGCTCGCCCCCTGGCTGATGAAAGCCTTGTCGGTGCTGGGCACGGCAGCCATGTTCCTGGTCGGTGGCGGCATCCTGACCCACGGATGGCCGGCGCTGCACCATGGCATTGAACATGGCGTGCAGGGGATGGGTGTGACCGGTGTGGTGCAGTCGGCGCTGCAGTTGGTGGGCGATGTGGTGGTGGGCCTCGTTGCGGGTGCGCTTGTGCTGGCCGTAGTCAGTGGAGTGCAGCGGCTGCGCAAGCGCTGA
- a CDS encoding dihydroneopterin aldolase: MRRNNRQVIHITGLRFGANLGVLDFEREGPQPIQVDAEVNLGAQMIVSRDADIGHVLDYRRVRLIIIDECTAEHTDLLEALLGKLCTRLMKLPGVVGVRIKVTKLEIFPDCQVAISAECGQW, encoded by the coding sequence CTGCGCCGCAACAACCGCCAGGTCATTCACATCACCGGTCTGCGTTTCGGCGCCAACCTGGGTGTGCTTGACTTCGAGCGGGAAGGCCCCCAACCGATCCAGGTGGATGCCGAGGTGAATCTGGGCGCCCAGATGATTGTTTCGCGGGATGCCGACATCGGCCATGTGCTGGACTATCGCCGCGTGCGCCTGATCATCATCGACGAATGCACGGCCGAGCACACCGACCTGCTGGAGGCCCTGCTGGGCAAGCTCTGCACACGGCTGATGAAACTGCCGGGCGTGGTGGGTGTGCGTATCAAGGTGACGAAGCTGGAGATCTTCCCCGACTGCCAGGTGGCCATCAGCGCCGAATGCGGGCAGTGGTGA
- a CDS encoding thioredoxin family protein has product MKRRTTSFLMAASLVLAALPAARAAETAAAGPYNEQADARVDINQAIAKASAEHKQVLVVYGANWCKDCLALDRGFGQGSLSQEVGKRFVVVKVNVGRFDRNVDVANQMGVTLKKGIPTVAVLSSEGQVLGATVGGELADARNMGEDAVLQVLAKLGKS; this is encoded by the coding sequence ATGAAACGACGCACTACCTCCTTCCTGATGGCCGCGAGCCTGGTCCTGGCCGCGTTGCCGGCCGCCCGTGCGGCTGAAACCGCTGCTGCAGGCCCCTACAACGAGCAGGCGGATGCCCGGGTCGACATCAACCAGGCGATTGCCAAAGCGAGCGCTGAGCACAAACAGGTGCTGGTGGTCTATGGGGCGAACTGGTGCAAGGATTGTTTGGCCCTTGATCGCGGTTTCGGGCAGGGATCGTTGTCGCAGGAAGTGGGCAAGCGATTTGTCGTTGTGAAGGTCAATGTCGGTCGATTCGACCGCAATGTGGACGTGGCCAACCAGATGGGTGTCACCCTGAAGAAGGGCATCCCCACTGTGGCGGTGCTGAGCTCGGAGGGGCAGGTGTTGGGCGCCACCGTGGGCGGCGAACTGGCGGATGCCCGCAACATGGGCGAGGACGCCGTGTTGCAAGTGCTGGCGAAGCTCGGCAAAAGCTGA
- the msrP gene encoding protein-methionine-sulfoxide reductase catalytic subunit MsrP produces MHFLRQRDGLRIPSSDITPRTVYENRRDWLKSAGALGIVGLGAGLGLEATAQTTGPGKLAKLPGARSAVPGAMALDKLTRYEDVVSYNNYYEFGTDKSDPAQNAHTLKTRPWTVAIEGECAKPGRYGIEDLLKLAPMEERIYRLRCVEGWSMVIPWEGYSLSELLKKAEPTGKAKYVEFTTLADKAQMPGVRSGVLDWPYVEGLRLDEAMHPLTLLAFGLYGEVLPNQNGAPLRLVVPWKYGFKSAKSIVKIRFTEQQPVSSWTKAAQQEYGFFSNVNPKVDHPRWSQATERRIGEDGFFAKKRATLMFNGYESQVGQLYAGMDLKKFY; encoded by the coding sequence ATGCATTTTCTGCGTCAGCGCGACGGTCTGCGCATCCCGTCCTCCGACATCACCCCGCGCACCGTCTATGAAAACCGCCGCGACTGGCTGAAGTCGGCCGGCGCACTCGGTATCGTTGGCCTTGGGGCTGGACTTGGCCTGGAGGCTACAGCGCAGACCACCGGCCCCGGCAAGCTCGCCAAGTTGCCCGGGGCCCGCAGTGCGGTGCCGGGCGCCATGGCCCTGGACAAGCTGACGCGGTATGAGGACGTCGTGTCCTACAACAACTACTACGAGTTCGGCACCGACAAGAGCGATCCAGCCCAGAACGCCCACACCCTGAAAACGCGCCCCTGGACCGTGGCCATTGAAGGTGAATGTGCCAAGCCAGGGCGGTATGGCATTGAAGACCTGCTCAAGCTGGCGCCCATGGAAGAGCGCATCTACCGGCTGCGTTGCGTTGAAGGCTGGTCGATGGTCATCCCCTGGGAAGGCTACTCGCTGTCGGAACTGCTCAAGAAAGCGGAGCCGACCGGCAAGGCCAAGTATGTGGAGTTCACCACTCTGGCGGACAAGGCGCAGATGCCGGGCGTACGCTCGGGCGTGCTGGACTGGCCGTATGTGGAGGGCCTGCGCCTGGACGAGGCCATGCACCCGCTGACGCTGCTGGCCTTTGGCCTGTATGGCGAGGTGCTGCCCAACCAGAATGGCGCACCGCTGCGGCTGGTGGTGCCCTGGAAATACGGCTTCAAGTCGGCCAAGTCCATCGTGAAGATCCGCTTCACCGAGCAGCAGCCCGTGAGCAGCTGGACCAAAGCGGCGCAGCAGGAATATGGGTTCTTCTCCAACGTGAACCCCAAGGTGGACCATCCGCGCTGGAGCCAGGCCACCGAGCGCCGCATCGGCGAGGACGGTTTTTTTGCAAAGAAGCGGGCCACGCTGATGTTCAACGGTTATGAATCCCAGGTGGGCCAGCTGTATGCTGGCATGGACCTGAAGAAGTTCTACTGA
- a CDS encoding sulfite oxidase heme-binding subunit YedZ, giving the protein MRAARHPLLHPVAKPILFVLCLLPLAWYTYGVLTFQLGANPAEAVIRGLGDWTLRLLWITLAVTPLRQWTGQPALARFRRMLGVFTFVYATLHLVAYAFLDMSLDVPEILRDIAKRPFILMGFAAWLMLLPLAATSFNRAIKALGAKRWQWLHKLVYAIAIVGLMHFIWMRAGKNNFAEPSVYGGILAGLFGWRLWKAAASRVRRAS; this is encoded by the coding sequence GTGCGGGCGGCCCGCCATCCCCTGCTCCATCCGGTCGCCAAACCCATCCTGTTTGTGCTGTGCCTGCTGCCGCTGGCCTGGTACACCTATGGCGTGCTCACCTTCCAGCTGGGCGCCAATCCGGCGGAAGCCGTCATCCGCGGTCTGGGCGACTGGACCCTGCGGCTGCTGTGGATCACGCTGGCGGTGACGCCGCTGCGTCAATGGACGGGCCAACCGGCGCTGGCACGGTTCCGGCGCATGCTGGGGGTGTTCACCTTCGTTTATGCGACGCTGCACCTCGTGGCTTATGCATTCTTGGACATGAGCCTGGATGTGCCGGAGATCCTGCGGGACATTGCCAAGCGCCCCTTCATCCTGATGGGCTTTGCGGCCTGGCTGATGCTGCTGCCGCTGGCCGCCACGTCCTTCAACCGGGCGATCAAGGCCTTGGGCGCCAAGCGATGGCAGTGGCTGCACAAGCTGGTGTATGCCATCGCCATCGTCGGGTTGATGCATTTCATCTGGATGCGCGCCGGCAAGAACAATTTCGCCGAGCCGTCGGTGTACGGTGGGATTCTGGCGGGGCTGTTTGGCTGGCGGCTATGGAAGGCCGCCGCGTCCCGCGTGCGGCGGGCTAGCTGA